In the genome of Podospora pseudocomata strain CBS 415.72m chromosome 2 map unlocalized CBS415.72m_2.2, whole genome shotgun sequence, one region contains:
- the HIS7 gene encoding Histidine biosynthesis bifunctional protein hisB (COG:E; BUSCO:EOG09261NLY; EggNog:ENOG503NUBP; MEROPS:MER0065588), whose amino-acid sequence MPKVYLLDYVAGNVRSLVNAIEKCGYVVEWIRSPEDVPKAEKLILPGVGHFGHCLSQLSAAGFLPAIRAHIDAGKPFMGICVGLQALFSSSAEDADCPGICLIPGSLDRFDDSVKAVPHIGWNNASCPTNPTLYGLSPDSKYYYVHSYKYPYVKGELESHGWAVATGTYGTETFVGAVAKGNVLATQFHPEKSGVAGLRVIRSFLDGSGAKALAEHLPQESNIAAELVPKDGLTRRVIACLDVRTNDQGDLVVTKGDQYDVREKGSDRNVRNLGKPVEMAKKYYEQGADEVTFLNITSFRDCPVADLPMLEILRRTSETVFVPLTIGGGIRDTVDVDGTKVSALEIATMYFKSGADKVSIGSDAVIAAEEYYNAGKTLFGNTAIEQISKAYGNQAVVVSIDPKRVYVPKQEATRHATLKTKFPGPKGEEYCWYACTIKGGRETRDLDVVELTQAVEAMGAGEILLNCIDKDGTNSGFDLELINQVKGAVRIPVIASSGAGNPGHFDEVFRETTTDAALGAGMFHRGEYTVQQVKDYLAGKKLVVRKFEGEF is encoded by the exons ATGCCAAAGGTTTATCTTCTCGATTATGTCGCCGGCAACGTGCGCAGTCTTGTGAACGCCATTGAAAAGTGTGGCTACGTGGTCGAGTGGATCCGGTCGCCGGAGGATGTCCCAAAAGCAGAG AAACTGATTCTGCCTGGTGTCGGACACTTTGGCCACTGCCTCTCGCAGCTTTCCGCCGCCGGCTTCCTCCCCGCGATCCGAGCCCACATTGATGCCGGCAAGCCGTTTATGGGCATTTGCGTCGGTCTCCAGGcactcttctccagctcagccGAAGACGCAGACTGCCCGGGTATTTGTCTCATACCAGGAAGTCTCGATCGATTCGACGACAGTGTGAAAGCTGTGCCCCATATTGGCTGGAACAATGCTTCCTGTCCCACGAATCCAACGCTTTATGGCTTGAGCCCAGATTCGAAATACTACTATGTGCACTCGTACAAATACCCCTACGTCAAGGGCGAGCTGGAAAGCCATGGTTGGGCCGTGGCAACAGGCACATATGGCACCGAAACCTTTGTCGGCGCCGTGGCTAAAGGAAACGTCCTGGCCACCCAGTTCCACCCCGAAAAGAGCGGCGTCGCCGGTCTCCGAGTGATCCGATCTTTCCTCGACGGTTCGGGAGCGAAGGCGCTGGCCGAGCATCTCCCACAAGAAAGCAACATCGCTGCCGAACTCGTTCCCAAAGATGGCCTTACGCGCCGTGTCATTGCCTGCCTCGACGTGCGCACCAACGACCAGGGTGATCTCGTTGTCACCAAAGGCGATCAGTATGATGTGCGGGAAAAGGGCTCTGATCGCAACGTCCGCAACCTCGGAAAGCCGGTTGAAATGGCCAAGAAGTACTATGAACAGGGTGCTGACGAGGTCACGtttctcaacatcacttCCTTCCGTGACTGCCCCGTCGCCGACCTCCCCATGCTCGAAATCCTCCGGCGCACTTCCGAGACAGTCTTTGTTCCTCTGACGATCGGCGGTGGCATCAGGGATACCGTTGACGTCGATGGAACCAAGGTTTCGGCCCTCGAAATAGCAACCATGTACTTCAAATCTGGCGCCGACAAGGTTTCCATCGGCTCAGATGCTGTCATTGCGGCCGAGGAGTATTACAATGCTGGAAAGACGCTGTTTGGAAACACGGCCATCGAGCAGATCAGCAAAGCATACGGCAACCAGGCCGTCGTTGTTAGCATCGACCCCAAGAGGGTTTATGTGCCGAAACAAGAGGCCACACGTCACGCCACTCTCAAGACAAAGTTTCCGGGGCCAAAGGGAGAAGAGTACTGCTGGTATGCCTGCACAATCAAGGGGGGTCGGGAGACGAGAGATCTGGACGTGGTGGAGCTCACCCAAGCCGTCGAGGCAATGGGCGCGGGCGAGATTCTTCTCAACTGCATCGACAAGGACGGCACAAACAGCGGGTTTGATCTCGAGTTGATCAACCAGGTCAAGGGGGCTGTCAGGATACCTGTCATTGCTAGCAGTGGTGCGGGAAATCCTGGACACTTTGATGAGGTGTTTAGGGAGACGACAACCGACGCCGCGCTGGGTGCCGGTATGTTCCATAGAGGGGAGTATACGGTACAGCAGGTGAAGGATTATCTGGCCGGCAAAAAGTTAGTGGTGAGGAAATTCGAGGGGGAGTTTTGA
- a CDS encoding uncharacterized protein (EggNog:ENOG503P3KF; COG:S), which yields MFLGERSEARQGSVLMGVFNNNSNTRNQYASQLTPPEDCPLNSHTMGPPGAGAGIPAWMEIWDYAGGCSFRAFLAENVAAGEEDGVESRTLFVFFDRDVVSRDLKKALVALIELADGPLGCSHMVIAIERCIQEEDAKPLTKGLQWAGFSLTTLDFWSSGYDVISSKWLFMGMEL from the exons ATGTTTCTGGGTGAGAGAAGCGAGGCGCGGCAGGGCTCGGTCCTGATGGGGGTGTTTAACAACAATTCCAATACTCGGAACCAATATGCTTCCCAGCTCACTCCGCCCGAAGACTGTCCCTTGAATTCGCACACCATGGGACCCCCGGGCGCTGGAGCGGGGATTCCGGCCTGGATGGAAATATGGGACTACGCCGGCGGGTGTTCGTTCAGAGCCTTCCTTGCCGAGAACGTCgctgctggtgaggaggacggggtggaATCCAGAACCCTGTTTGTCTTTTTCGACCGCGATGTGGTGAGCAGGGATTTGAAGAAGGC ACTGGTGGCACTGATTGAGTTGGCCGATGGTCCGCTTGGTTGTTCACACATGGTGATTGCCATTGAGCGATGcatccaagaagaagacgccaAACCTTTGACCAAGGGCCTGCAGTGGGCTGGCTTTTCCTTGACGACGTTGGACTTTTGGTCCTCAGGTTACGATGTGATTAGTAGCAAGTGGCTTTTCATGGGCATGGAGCTTTAA
- a CDS encoding uncharacterized protein (EggNog:ENOG503NYZ6; COG:C) codes for MTMATMPKSVIIVGGSIAGLLHGIYLKRHGANVIILEQDPNPRRSSHNAGICFGPSVQEFLRLYNDTGVQACQPAVVTRFAYRQNLYWRDTGIVRHLTSWGVLYRILRANFDGLASDAVTIPPPARAGDGQCSYLPGQRVTSVQKTSDVVVVGYLGEDGKERCSVADLVIGADGLHSTVRGLLNAPVVKEYSGYVSWRGTVCEAKVSPETARYFQDRTVLSLLKRTYIVWR; via the exons ATGACGATGGCAACAATGCCCAAATCAGTCATCATT GTTGGCGGCTCCATCGCTGGTCTCCTCCATGGCATCTATCTCAAACGTCATGGCGCCAACGTGATCATCTTGGAACAAGATCCCAACCCCAGGCGCAGTAGCCACAATGCCGGCATCTGTTTTGGTCCCTCGGTTCAGGAATTTCTTCGCTTATACAATGATACGGGTGTTCAGGCTTGCCAACCAGCTGTCGTTACCAGATTTGCATACCGTCAGAACCTGTATTGGAGAGACACCGGCATCGTCAGACACCTCACCAGCTGGGGTGTGTTGTATCGGATCTTGCGAGCCAACTTTGATGGATTGGCGTCTGACGCTGTAACCATCCCGCCTCCAGCTAGGGCCGGAGATGGCCAATGCAGCTATCTCCCTGGTCAGAGGGTGACGAGCGTGCAGAAGACATCagatgttgtggttgttgggtatCTGGGCGAGGATGGAAAAGAGAGATGTTCGGTGGCTGATCTGGTTATCGGGGCTGATGGCCTACATTCGACCGTCAGGGGCTTGTTGAATGCCCCTGTGGTGAAGGAGTACTCCGGATATGTCTCCTGGAGAGGAACCGTCTGCGAAGCCAAAGTGTCACCTGAAACGGCCCGGTATTTTCAAGATCGGACAGTGCTCAGTTTGCTGAAGAGGACCTACATTGTATG GCGTTGA
- a CDS encoding uncharacterized protein (EggNog:ENOG503P297; COG:S), with translation MFGELIALNRSSPSPPQPNSSNPKFPRYLLPSLAFTLRRRKPSSPTEYLTLSDNRSSKPKNRLGRTSPSLIRCLSCRSHLAFHSQIVSKGFHGRHGKAVLVAPTCPSFHDGRSPEQSFSSPNLGLNNIRLGPTEKRQLATGPHEVADIFCAICETKLGWKYVKADEPSQKYKVGKFILEVVRVVVEQGLEFEPLERVSSGDRSGTECVAGVLFDSDDEDECEELFNGVWNAEDVAARRRADVGLERGHE, from the coding sequence ATGTTTGGGGAGCTCATCGCTCTCAACCGATCATCCCCTTCACCGCCCCAACCAAACTCTTCCAACCCCAAGTTCCCACGCTACCTTCTGCCTTCCTTGGCCTTTACCCTCCGTCGACGAaaaccttcctctcccacagAGTATCTAACATTGTCAGACAATCGTTCATCCAAGCCAAAGAATAGGCTTGGTCGGacttctccctccctcatTCGCTGCCTGTCTTGCCGCTCCCATCTTGCTTTTCACTCTCAGATCGTTTCCAAAGGCTTCCATGGACGCCACGGCAAAGCTGTTCTCGTTGCCCCCACCTGCCCCTCCTTTCACGATGGTAGGAGCCCAGAACAGAGCTTCTCTTCCCCCAATCTGGGTTTGAACAACATCCGGCTGGGACCCACGGAAAAAAGGCAACTGGCCACTGGTCCTCACGAAGTTGCCGATATCTTTTGCGCCATATGCGAAACAAAGCTGGGATGGAAGTACGTCAAGGCGGATGAACCGTCTCAAAAGTACAAGGTTGGAAAGTTCATACTGGAGGTTGTGCGAGTGGTTGTGGAACAGGGACTAGAGTTCGAACCGCTGGAAAGAGTCAGTAGTGGAGATAGGTCCGGGACCGAGTGTGTGGCAGGTGTCCTATTTGACtcggacgatgaggatgagtgTGAGGAGCTGTTCAACGGCGTGTGGAACGCCGAGGATGTTGCGGCAAGGCGAAGGGCGGATGTAGGGCTGGAAAGAGGACACGAGTGA
- the DUG1 gene encoding Cys-Gly metallodipeptidase (BUSCO:EOG09261OIF; EggNog:ENOG503NVKQ; COG:E; MEROPS:MER0026471): protein MPRTPLSPLSLSVSLLSSSAPRYRLLARPFRPSITSPTSRSFTTRPFLPNTTSARSQLQSSRPYLTEAIRNLQARKMAPQLDGYFKQVDDMSDAFIERLRQAIAIPSISSEAARRPDVVRMGHWLADELNKLGAQAELRPLGKQHGTDLDLPPVVLARYGNDKNKRTILVYGHYDVQPAEKEDGWETEPFELTVKEDGRMLGRGSTDDKGPVLGWLNAIEAHKAAGIEFPVNLLMCFEGMEEYGSDGLDDLINAEAKKYFADADAVCISDNYWLGTERPCLTYGLRGCNYYSVEVSGPGADLHSGVFGGTAQEPMTDLVRILGSLVDTDGKIQIPGIAEQVAPLTAEEDGLYDGISFTMETLYESLGSKTTIFDDKKKTLMARWRNPSLSIHGVEGAFSAPGAKTVIPAKVIGKFSIRTVPNMEIEKTNECVAKYVEDVFKKLGSKNTMKVYPQHCGNWWVASPKHWNFSAAAKATERVWGVPPDFTREGGSIPVTLTFEQATGKNVLLLPMGSSTDGAHSINEKLDKRNYIEGIKLLGAYLHYVAEEPQN, encoded by the coding sequence ATGCCCCGCacacccctctctcccctctctctaTCAGTCAGCTTGCTCTCCTCAAGCGCCCCTCGTTATCGTTTGCTGGCGAGGCCATTTCGACCTTCCAtcacctctcccacctcccgcAGCTTTACCACCCGCCCATttctccccaacaccacctctgcCAGATCTCAGCTGCAGAGCTCCCGACCGTATCTAACCGAAGCTATCCGCAACCTCCAAGCAAGAAAAATGGCACCCCAACTCGATGGCTACTTCAAGCAGGTCGACGACATGTCCGATGCCTTCATCGAGCGTCTCCGTCAGGCCATTGCCATTCCTTCCATCTCGTCCGAAGCCGCCCGTCGTCCCGATGTCGTCCGCATGGGCCACTGGCTCGCCGATGAGCTGAACAAGCTTGGTGCCCAGGCCGAGCTTCGTCCTCTGGGCAAGCAGCACGGAACGGACCTCGACCTTCCCCCCGTCGTCCTCGCCCGCTACGGAAATGACAAGAACAAGCGCACCATTTTGGTCTATGGCCATTATGACGTCCAGccggccgagaaggaggatggctGGGAGACGGAGCCCTTTGAGTTGACTGTCAAGGAGGATGGCCGCATGCTGGGGCGTGGCTCAACGGACGACAAGGGCCCTGTGCTTGGCTGGCTGAACGCTATCGAGGCCCACAAGGCCGCCGGCATCGAGTTCCCCGTCAACCTTCTTATGTGCTTCGAGGGTATGGAGGAGTATGGTTCCGACGGTTTGGACGATCTGATCAacgccgaggccaagaagtaCTTTGCCGATGCCGACGCCGTCTGCATCAGTGACAACTACTGGCTCGGAACCGAGCGCCCTTGCCTCACATACGGCCTTCGTGGGTGCAACTACTACAGTGTCGAAGTCTCCGGACCCGGCGCTGATCTTCACAGCGGTGTCTTTGGTGGCACAGCCCAGGAGCCCATGACCGACTTGGTGCGTATCCTGGGCTCGCTCGTGGACACGGATGGCAAGATTCAGATTCCTGGCATTGCTGAGCAAGTTGCCCCCCTTactgccgaggaggatggtctCTACGATGGCATCTCGTTCACCATGGAGACCCTCTACGAGTCTCTGGGTAGCAAGACGACCATCTTcgatgacaagaagaagacgctCATGGCCCGCTGGCGCAACCCTTCGCTCTCTATCCACGGTGTCGAGGGCGCCTTCTCTGCTCCTGGTGCCAAGACGGTCATTCCCGCCAAGGTCATTGGCAAGTTCTCCATCCGCACGGTGCCCAACATGGAGATCGAGAAGACCAACGAGTGTGTGGCCAAGTACGTCGAGGATGTCTTCAAGAAGCTTGGTTCTAAGAACACAATGAAGGTGTATCCCCAGCACTGCGGCAACTGGTGGGTGGCCAGCCCCAAGCACTGGAACTTTTCGGCTGCTGCCAAAGCTACCGAGCGGGTGTGGGGCGTTCCGCCCGATTTCACTCGCGAGGGCGGCTCTATTCCGGTGACGCTCACTTTTGAGCAGGCTACTGGCAAGAATGTGCTTCTTTTGCCAATGGGTAGCTCGACGGATGGTGCCCATTCCATCAACGAGAAACTCGACAAGCGGAACTATATTGAGGGCATCAAGCTTCTGGGCGCATACCTGCACTATGTTGCCGAGGAGCCTCAAAACTAG